The following is a genomic window from Bacillus sp. V2I10.
TGTCCGCGAATGGGAAAAGCTTGGCTACAAAGTCCGCACATACCGCACAATTAAAGCTAAAGAACTATGGAACTTAATCAATATTTGTGCGACATATTCAGCAGAGCCTGGCATCTTCTTTATTGACAATGCAAATGATATGACGAATGCTAAAGCTTATGGACAAAAGGTTGTAGCAACAAATCCTTGCGGCGAGCAGCCTCTCGCACCTTATTCTGTCTGCAATCTTGCAGCAGTCAATCTTGCTGAAATGGCAGACAAAGAAAGCAAAACAGTGAACTTTGAAAAGCTGAAAACAACGGTTGAAGTCGGTGTCCGCATGCAGGATAACGTCATCGATGCAACACCTTACTTCTTAGAAGATAATAAGAAGCAGGCATTAGGCGAACGCCGTGTAGGCCTTGGCGTAATGGGCTTGCATGATCTGCTCATCTACTGTGAAACAGAGTATGGTTCAGAAGAAGGAAATCAGTTAATTGACCAAGTCTTTGAAACCATCGCAGCAACTGCTTATAAAGCTTCTGTTGAGCTTGCAAAAGAAAAAGGAAGCTTCCCATTCTTAACTGGTGAAACAGAAAAAGAAACAAACCGTTTGCGCGAAGCATTCACAAAGACGGGTTTTATGAGCAAAATGCCGGCTGACCTTTTAGACGACATTAAAGAATACGGCATTCGAAACTCACATTTATTGACTGTTGCTCCTACAGGCAGCACAGGGACAATGGTTGGCGTCTCCACTGGTTTAGAGCCTTACTTCTCTTTCTCTTACTACAGAAGCGGAAGATTAGGAAAGTTTATTGAAGTTAAAGCGGATATCGTGCAGGAATATCTGGATCAGCATCCAGAAGCAGATCCTGACAATCTGCCTAAATGGTTTATTTCAGCAATGGAGCTCAGCGCAGAAGCTCACGCGGATGCACAGTGTGTGATTCAGCGCTGGATTGACAGTTCAATCAGCAAAACAGTCAATGCACCTAGAGGATATACGGTTGATCAAGTTCAAAAAGTATATGAACGCTTATATAAAGGCGGAGCAAAAGGCGGCACGGTTTACGTTGACGGCAGCCGTGACACGCAGGTTCTGACGTTAAAAGCAGAAGAAAACACATTCACTGAGAGTGAAGAAGCACCAGCTAAAGAAAAAGGAAAAGTTGTGCTTGTTGATACAATACAGGCTTTAAGATCTACAAATGTCACGATCGGCAATGAAGTAGGAAATACATGCCCGGTATGCCGAGAGGGTACGGTTGAGGACATAGGCGGCTGTAATACATGTACTAGCTGCGGAGCACAATTAAAGTGTGGTTTATAAGATAAAGAGCTGGATTTCCAGCTCTTTTCTTTTCGCGATAAGAATCAAGGCTTCCTTGTCATCACCCTTAAACTAGTGTACACTTGTAATGATTTCCTATGTTTTGAACGTTTTTTTGGAGGGGACCACATGCCAACACCGAGTATGGAAGATTATATCGAACAAATTTACATATTAATAGAAGAAAAGGGATATGCCCGCGTTTCAGATATTGCGGAAGCACTATCCGTTCATCCCTCCTCAGTAACAAAAATGGTCCAAAAACTAGACAAAGATGAATATCTCATATATGAAAAATACCGTGGACTCATACTAACGCCAAAAGGCAAAAAAATTGGAAAGCGTCTTGTTTACCGTCATGAACTTTTGGAGCAGTTCATGAGGCTGATCGGCGTGGATGAAGAAAAAATTTACAATGATGTTGAAGGCATCGAGCATCATCTCAGCTGGAACGCAATTGACCGCATCGGCGATCTTGTCCAATTCTTTGAAGGTGATGAAACTCGTGTAGAAACGCTGCGTGCTATACAAAAACAGAACGAACAGGACAGCGACTCATAAAAAGACAGAAGCGAATGCTTCCGTCTTTTTTTCTGCGTAAATTTGATATACGGCTGCTGAAACTTAAGCTGATACGTAAAGGAACATTGAAAGGGTGCTGCTATTAACGTGCAGAAAAGGTCTATTTCCCGCCGCTGCAACTTAAAATGTAAGGATGGGAGAAGAGGGGAGGAACTTCTGTGTATATTGATGGCGTCTTCTCTGGCGGGGGAATTAAAGGGTTTGCACTAATTGGATCTTATCAGGCTATCGAGCAGAGGGGGCTGCAATTTGTAAGGGTAGCAGGAACCAGTGCAGGTTCCATTATTGCCGCTTTTATTGCTGCGGGATATCGGAGTGATGAAATTATTACCATGATGGATGACATGGATCTTGGGAAATTTTTGGAACGAAATCCATCCATCCTTCCATTTAAATTTATGAAATGGCTGAGTATTTATTGGCGGCTTGGTCTTTATAAAGGCGGCAAGCTTGAAGAATGGATAGCAGGCAAGCTGAAGGAAAGAGGGGTATCAACCTTTGGTGATTTAAGGCACGGCTCCCTTAAAATCGTTGCTTCTGACCTGACCAATGGCAGAATTCTCGTGCTGCCGGATGACCTCCCAAGGTATGGACTTGTACCAGAACGTTTTTCTGTTGCGAGAGCTGTTCTTATGAGCTGCAGCCTTCCGTATTTTTTTGAACCGGTCAAACTGACATCTGCCGAAGGGACCAATATTGTTGTAGACGGGGGAGTTTTAAGCAACTTTCCAATTTGGCTATTTAAAGAAAAGAAAACAATACAAGCTCGGCCTGTTCTTGGTATAAAATTGAGTCCAAGTGATGAGGAGAGGCCGAGGAACAATATTCGTAATGCGATAGAAATGTATGGTGCTCTTTTTGAAACAATGAAAGATGCTCATGATGCCAGACATATTTCCAGCAGGCATAAAAAGAATATTATTTTTCTTCCCGTTGAAAGTATTTTAACGACTGAATTTGACTTAACAGAACAAAAAAAACTAGCTCTAATTGAGCTAGGAAGAAGCCGCACTGAACTATTTTTGAAAAAATGGACGTATTAACAGCAGGTTAAAAAAATGCCCTGCTTTTCTTTTTGCCTTTTTTGCCTTCAATCACTGTTAAATGAGAGGCTTGCTTCTTTTTAAGGGCAGTAGATGTTTTGCTGCTCTTTTTTTGCGTTGAAACGCTTTTCAAATGGGAGCTGCTCTGATTGCGGTCGCTGAAACGTTTTTTAGATTGTTTAGCAGCTTTAGAGTAAGAGGAAGAGTCTTTTCCCATTCTTTGTTTTGTAAAGTAACGGACAACAAAATAGATGATGGCTAGAACAATAACGAAGATCAGCATTTCTCTAAAGAGGAATCCTGGTCTGGTTAATAGTGTAACCAGGAATCCGATGCCTCCAAGAGCTAACACAATCATCACAAATGGATTCACACGATTTTTCATGAGTCCACCTCCCAAGATGAAAATGAATTAATGAAGTTCATTTTATACAATTTGTTCTGTTTTTATACCTTCTGCAGTTACCTTTTCCATCCGCAGCAATTCATTAAAGCTTGCGATGGCAACTTCCACCTGTTCATTGTCTGGTTCTTTCGTCGTCAGAAGCTGAAGACTTAAGCCGGGATATCCTAGCCATTTTAAAACAGGTACGTCTCTAAGTTTATTTGTAAACTGAAGGACCTCAAAAGAAATGCCAATCACCACAGGAATTAATGCCAGTCTGTTTAGGACGCGCACATAAAGCGGTTCTGTTGGAACGAGCATATAGACAAATACCCCGACAATAACAGTAAATAACAGAAAACTGCTTCCGCACCGATAGTGAAGACGGCTTTGCTTCTGAACATTTTCTATCGTCAGCGGCAGAGCATTTTCATAGCAATTAATCACTTTATGCTCTGCACCGTGATATTGAAAGACACGCTTGATCAGCGGAGTGAATGATATCGCATAAATATAGACTAAAAGAAGAATTAATTTGAAGAGCCCTTCAATTAAAATTTGTGCAAGATCTGACGGGAATATGGGCCTTGTAAGCTCAGCCAAAAATAGAGGCACTAAAGTGAAAATGAATTTCCCGAAGAGAAAGGAAAGGACACCTATTGCTGCAACTCCGAGAATCATGGTCAATTTTGATTCTTTTTTAGGCTGATTGAGTATTTCATCTTCCTCAGGATCCAGATCGTACCTGTCCGTTGAAAAGTTCAGGTGCTTCGTTCCATTTGCGCTTGCTTCTATAATAGCTGCGATGCCGCGAATAAATGGAATCTTTTTAAGGCTAGCCGTCATACTGCTTGATTTTCGCGGTAACCGGAAATAGTCGATTTCTTTGTTTTTGCGCCTGATGGCTGTCACATAATGATGCTTTCCGCCAAACATGACGCCCTCTACCACTGCTTGCCCGCCATATGCAGGCTTATTCTGCTTTGACATTTTTCACCAACCTACCTATCTATTCTCTTTTTGGACTGATTTTAAACAAAGCTGCAGAGAATGTTATGTTTATATTCTACATAAAAACAGGATAAACCTCTAGGCAGTTGTATTTAATTCTTTTTGATATGTCATATTTTTAGAAAAAGATCAGGACGCTTCTTCCTGTCAGTGCTGAACAAGCGATTCATCTTTCTTAGTAGTATAACCTCCCATCCCTTTGCTAGACATCTGTTTGCATCCTTTTTGCATGATGAAGCAGAAATTCTGCACATACTAAGAAACAGGAGGTGTACATATGACAGATGATTTTCAATCAAATTCTGCTGGTGAACAGAGAAATGATCCTGATAAGCCGGGTGAATCGATTCCTTTTATAGGAATAGTTATGATTACAGGTTTTACAGGCGGAGTGATTTGGAGTTTACTTGGTTATTTAGCATATGTTCTGAACTTAACAGAAATAAGTCCGAATTTATTGCTACAGCCCTTTATTTTAGGGGAATGGAAAAATGGTGTAATGGGCAACTTTGTTGCTGTATTCTGCATTGGTTTTCTTTCCATTGGAACGGCTCTTCTCTATTATCTTGTCCTGAAGAGATTCTCATCCATGTTTGTCGGCCTTGCTTTTGGCCTGGCCTTATGGGTGCTCGTGTTCTTCCTTTTAAATCCGATTTTTCCTAATTTAAAATCAGTATTTGAACTTGAAAGGCTGACTACCGTTACGACTATATGTCTCTATATTTTATATGGAGTATTTGTCGGCTATACCATTTCGTTTGAACATAATGAACTCTTAAGCAAAAAAAGCAAAAAAAATGCACAGGCGTCCCCTCAACATTAAGGAAACTAATCGGCGATTATGGTAGAATGTTCATAAATTGAACATTCTATTTTTTTAAGCTTATTTAAGCAAGGAGTTTTTATGATGAGACATTTCTTGATCATTAATGGTCCAAATCTCAACCGTCTTGGTTTGCGGGAGCCTGATGTGTATGGCAGCAAAACACTTACAGACCTGGAACGTGAATTAATGCTTTTTGCAGAGAAACAGGGATTTCAGATAACCTGCTTTCAATCAAATCATGAAGGAGACTTGATTGATGCGATTCATGAGGCAGACGAGCAGTATGATGGAATTGCGCTTAATCCCGGTGCATTTACTCATTACAGCTACGCAATAAGAGATGCGATTGCAAGCGTTTCCCTTCCCGTAATCGAGGTTCATATATCTAATGTACATAGCCGCGAACCATTCAGGCACCAGTCTGTAACGGCGCCAGTGACAGCAGGGCAAATTATCGGCCTTGGTTTCGAGGGGTACCAATATGCGTTACTCGCATTACATAAAAAGATGGGGGAGAAATAAGATGAAGCTTGAGAAAATGAGAAACAGATTAAAAGAACTGGATGTTGATGCAATTCTTATTACGAGCAGCTACAACCGCCGTTATATGACTGGCTTTACTGGCTCGTCGGGTGTTGCGGTCATTTCTGATTCGCATGCTGTATTTATTACAGATTTCAGATACACAGAGCAGGCAGCAAAACAAATTGAGGGCTTTGAGATCGTCCAGCATAAAGGACCGATTCTTGAAGAAGTGGCAGCCCAAGCCGCTAAGCTTTCGATTAAACGTCTAGGTTTTGAACAGGATGATTTATCCTTCTCAGCTTACTCAGCTTATAAGGCTGAATTAAAAGAGATTGAGTTTGTTCCTGTCTCGGAAGCGGTAGAAAAGTTACGCTTGATTAAGTCTGCAGCAGAGATTAAGATATTAAAGGAAGCTGCGGAGATTGCAGATGCTGCATTTAAGCACATTTTGACATTCATTCGTCCAGGAATGAAGGAAATTGAAGTCGCAAATGAACTTGAATTTTTCATGCGAAAACAAGGCGCTGTTTCTTCTTCATTCGATATTATTGCTGCATCAGGATATCGCTCTGCACTGCCTCACGGTGTAGCGAGTGAAAAAGAAATTGAAAAAGGCGATTTTGTAACACTTGATTTTGGCGCATACTACAAAGGATATTGTTCAGATATTACAAGAACGATAGCAGTAGGAGATCCAAGTGATGAGCTGAAGAAGATTTATTCCATTGTACTCGAAGCACAGATGCGGGGAATGAATGGGATAAAAGCCGGTATGACGGGAAAAGAAGCAGATGCTCTTACAAGAGACTATATTTCCGAAAATGGCTATGGTCAATATTTTGGCCATTCAACAGGTCATGGTCTAGGTATGGAAGTTCATGAGGGGCCGTCACTATCTGTCAAATCAGAAACGGTTCTTGAACCAGGCATGATCGTAACTGTCGAGCCTGGCATCTATATACCTAAGCTTGGCGGAGTGCGCATCGAGGATGACACAGTTGTTAAAGAGGGCGGTAATGAGTCGCTTACCCATTCCCCAAAAGAGCTTATTATTTTATAATAAAAGCTTCCATACGTTAAAAAAGCAACATTTACATAGGAGGAACATAAATGATTTCAGTTAATGATTTTCGTACAGGCTTAACGATCGAAGTAGATAATGGCATATGGCGCGTAATGGATTTCCAGCACGTAAAGCCAGGTAAAGGAGCAGCATTTGTTCGCTCTAAACTTCGCAATCTGCGTACAGGAGCCGTACAGGAAAAAACATTCCGCGCTGGTGAAAAGGTTGCGAAAGCTCAAATTGAAAACCGCAAAATGCAATATTTGTATGCTAATGGTGATCAGCATGTTTTCATGGATAACGAATCATACGATCAAGTAGAACTTCCAGAAGCATCTATAGAATATGAATTGAAATTCTTAAAAGAAAACATGGAAGTTTCCATCATGATGTTCGGAAGCGAAACACTTGGAGTTGAACTTCCAAACACAGTTGAGCTTGAAGTTGTTGAAACGGAGCCAGGCATCAAAGGCGATACTGCTTCAGGCGGAACAAAACCTGCAAAAGTACAGACTGGCCTGATTGTCAACGTTCCTTTCTTCGTAAATGAAGGAGACGTTCTTATTATTAATACTACTGACAGCTCATACGTATCAAGAGCGTAGCCATCAAAAACTCCATCTTTTCAGATGGAGTTTTTTGTATCCTCTAATATTGGCTGCGTCTGGAAGGCTTTTACCTTATCCTCTTTCTTTTTACCCGCTCTGAAAAGAAGTGCTGCCGGTATGAAAATATAAATCATCATTCCAATGAACCATTGTAAATAGTTATATAATTCATAAGCTTCCACTTCAAATCCCATGACACATCCCCCTTTATACCTATTATTATTAAATCTGAAAATTCTGTCAAGAATTCTTTTGTCTAAATATCCTTCATTCCTCATAGGTTTTAATAATAACCATGGAGGAGGACAAGATGAAACACTACCTCGCTAATTTAGATCCGGCAGTAAGATCAATGGCTCTCTTAAGATTATTATCTGCAAGTATTGAAATGACGGCAGCTATTTTGATGCTCGTTTTCAACGATGTGCGCAAAGCTGTATTAATTAATTCCTTACTGGCCATAGTCGGTCCGATCATTTTTATTTTAACCATGACAATAGGAATCTTTCAGATTGCAGAGCAGCTTTCTTATGCAAAACTGATATTTATCGCAATCGGAGTGTCTTTTATATTAATTGGAGTCTATAAGTAACATAGAAGTCATATTGTGTCCAAGCCTGCATAAACATTAGAGTATCAAGAGACTATGCAAGGAGGAAGCCAATTGAACGAGATTACAGAGATGCTTCCTGAAACAATAAGAAAACACGTGCTGAACCTGCCCCGGGAAGCGCTTGAAAAAATGGAAGAGATCCGCATAAGGATTTTGAAAAGAGTTGAAATTGTAGTAGCAGGCGACCCTTTGTTCTTGCCTTGCGAGGCTACATTTCAAGACGGAATAACTCTATTAAATGAGCTGAGCCAATACTCCATCTATACACTTGAAGAGGAGCTGAAGCGAGGCTTTATTACCATTCAGGGCGGACACCGCGTAGGGCTGTCCGGACGTGTTATAACTGAAAATGGTGCTGTTAAAGCGATTCGTAACGTAACATCCTTTAATATTCGTGTGGCAAAACAGAAAAAGGGCATTGCTGAACCTTTTATATCCAGCATCTATCATAAAGCCTGGATGAATACAATGATTATCGGTCCTCCTCAAACAGGGAAAACAACTCTGCTCCGTGATTTTGCAAGGGTAATGAGTACGGGAATAGGCAATATTCCTTCCGTAAAAGTAGGGATTGTAGATGAGCGGTCAGAAATTGCAGGCTGCATCAATGGAATTCCCCAGCATGAATTTGGCGAAAGAGTGGACGTGCTTGATGCATGTCCGAAAGCAGAGGGAATGATGATGATGATCAGGTCAATGAGCCCGGATGTGCTAGTTGTGGATGAGGCAGGCAGAATGGAAGATACTGAAGCTATATTAGAGGCCGTTCATGCAGGAGTCGGGCTTTTCATTTCTGTTCACGGCTATTCGCTTGATGACGTCATTTCACGCCCGTCGATCAGGCCTTTGGTTGAGCATGGAATTTTTAGAAGATATATAGAGCTCTCAAGAACAAGAGGTCCTGGTACGGTTCAAAGAATACTGGATGCTGATAGACGGCTGATTCGAAATGATCGGGTAGCCTGTCATGATTAAAATACTTGGAGCTGTATTTATTTTGCTTGCTACAACTTGGACAGGGTTTGAAGTGGCGAAGCATATCAGTGAGCGGCCGCGGCAGCTGAGGCAGCTTAAGGTTGCTCTGCAGGCCCTTGAGGCAGAAATTATGTATGCCCACACCCCCCTCAGGGAAGCGGCAGCTACTTTATCAAAGCAGATGCCTAAGCCTCTCTCATGGTTTTTTGAGGACTTCTCCAAACGGCTGTCCGCCGGGCATACGAGCGTCAAAGCAGCTTGGGAGGATAGCCTGCAGGAAGTTTGGCGGATGACGGCTTTAAAGCAGGGGGAATTTGAAATATTAAAGCAATTCGGCGAGACGCTGGGACAGCACGACATTATATCTCAGCAAAAACATATTCGTCTGACCTTAACCCATCTTGAAAGAGAGGAAGCCGACGCTCTTGATAAACAAAGCCGCTATGAAACAATGCTGAAAAGCTTAGGTTTTTTATCTGGATTATTGCTCGTTATTTTATTGATGTAGCAGTCAGGAGGATTATATGCAATGGGAGTAGATGTGAATATCATTTTTCAGATAGCGGGAATTGGAATTGTTGTAGCATTTCTTCATACGATACTTGATCAAATGGGAAAGAAAGAGTATGCACAATGGGTCACATTGCTTGGGTTTATCTACATTCTGTTTATGGTAGCTTCCATTGTTGAGGATCTGTTCCAAAAAATAAAATCAGTCTTCCTCTTTCAGGGATAGGGGGGCTCTGCGATTGAAATTATCCAGATTGTCGGACTTGGTTTAGTTGCAACCTTTCTCGCGTTAATCGTAAAAGAACAAAAGCCGACATATGCTTTTATGCTTGTCGTATTTGTCGGCTGCGTCATCTTTTTATTTCTGGTTGATCAGGTTTCCCAAATTATCACCATGATTGAAAAAATTGCGCTGAATGCAAATATAAACATGATGTATGTAGAAACCATTTTAAAAATAATCGGAATTGCATATATAGCAGAGTTTGGAGCCCAATTGACAAAAGATGCCGGACAAGGCGCGATTGCCTCAAAAATTGAGCTTGGCGGAAAAATCTTGATTCTGTCCATGGCTGTTCCTATTTTAACTGTCATTATTGAAACAATTATCGGATTAATACCGGCATAATAGCGAGGCTATAAGGGGTGAGTAAAATGAAAAAAGGAATCATCGCCATCTTCTTTTTATTCTTTTTTTCTTTTCCTGTCATTGTACAAGCTTCACCCCCTCCACCGCAGCAGGATTTAATTGATCAGCAAATAGACAAGCTCGGAATTCAAGAAATCAAAAAATTCTGGGATGACATTATGACAGAGTATGGAGGGTATCTTCCTGAGAGTCAAAAGGGAAGCTTGCTTCAATTTCTAAATGGAGAAAAGGAATTGTCCTTCCAGGAATGGTCAAAAGCGTTTTTGAAATACATTTTTCATGAAATTATTGCAAACGGCAAACTGCTCGGGACCCTTATTCTGCTGACGATTTTCAGCATGCTTCTTCAGCTGCTTCAGGATGCATTCAGCCAAAGCACTGTAAGCAAAGTAGCATATGCGCTTGTATATATGGTGCTGATGATCATCGCTCTTAATAGTTTTCATATAGCGATCGAATACACAGTGGAAGCCATCCAAACGATGACAAGCTTTATCCTGGCGCTGATTCCGCTGCTTCTCGCGCTCATGGCGGCTTCTGGAGGACTTATCTCAGCAGCGTTTTTCCATCCAGTCATCCTCTTCCTTATGAACACAAGCGGGGTATTGATTGAAAAGATCGTTCTGCCGCTGTTATTTCTCTCAGCTCTGTTAAGCATCGTAAGCACATTGACAGATCAATACAAAGTGACCCAGCTTGCACAGCTGCTGCGCAATATCAGTATTGGGCTTCTCGGCACTTTTTTAACAGTCTTTCTCGGTGTTATCTCTGTTCAGGGGGCATCTGCAGCCGTATCTGACGGAATGGCAATTCGAACAGCTAAGTTTGTCACAGGCAACTTTATTCCGGTGCTTGGTAGAATGTTTACCGATGCAACGGATACAGTCATAAGTGCTTCAGTCCTTCTTAAGAATACGGTTGGAATTATCGGAGTTGCGATCCTGCTTTTAATCGCTGCATTTCCTGCAATAAAGGTACTGACACTTGCCTTTATCTATAAATTTACGGCTGCTCTGCTGCAGCCGCTTGGCGGAGGCCCGATTATTAAATGCCTCGATATCATCAGCAAAAGCGTGATTTATATTTTTGCAGCACTTGCTATTGTTTCATTAATGTTTTTCTTAAGTATTACGGTCATTATTGCAGCTGGAAACATTACCATGATGGTGCGATAGGAGGATGGGGGCATGTCTTTTTTAACTGAATGGATAGCGAATATCATTCTATTTATTATGCTTGCTGTCATCCTTGATTTGCTCCTGCCCAATTCAGCTATGCAGAAGTACGCCAAGATGGTCATCAGTCTTCTGCTTATCGTCATCATTCTCTCGCCGGTCTTCAAATTATTGTCTGCAGACATCAATACGCTTGTATCAGATGTACAAATGGAATCCCCTGCAAAAGAAGAAGAAATAAAAAAAATGATCGATTTGCAGAAAAAAGAAATACAAGCTTCTAATGATGCATATATTTTAGAAAACATGGCTGTCCAATTAAAATCACAGGCAAAAGAGGAGCTGGTGCAAAGCTATGATGTAACGATTAAACAAATTTCTCTTTCTGTAGATGAACCATTTGAAGAAATTCAAAATAGTCTGCAGGGCATAGAGGTAACACTCGAAGCAGAGGAAGCAGGATCCGAAGCAGTTGAAACCATTCAGCCAGTTGTTCTAGGTGCAGCAGAAACAGCAGAGACTGAAAAAGAAAATCAAATCAGGCGGGCATCAGAGATTAAAGCATATCTTGCAAGTATCTGGGAAGTTGACCCTGAGAAGATTTCCTTGAAAATGGAAGGAGGGGAGGGCAGCACAGATGAGTAATCCAAAGAATTTGTTAGAGAAACTAAAAAGCATGCTAAACACAGAAAACGGCAAAAAACCGACTAAATATCACTATGTTTTAATCGTTTTGGCACTTGGCATAGGTTTTATGCTTGTCAGCAATCTTTTTACTAATGAGACAAATTTGCCGAAGGTGTCGCAAGTATCAGGTCTAACATCATCAACAGAAAAAGATGCCGATGTCTTTAAACCCTCTGATGAAAGCGGGGGATCAGGGTCTATCGATAAATACGAACAGGAATATGAGAATCAATTAAAAGAAGCGCTCGATTCAATGATCGGAATTGAGAATGCACTTGTAGTCGTCAATGTAGATGCCACATCAGAGCAAATTCTTGAAAAAAACAGCGTGACGCAAAGCCAGACGACAGAAGAGACGGATCCTCAAGGAGGAAAGAGGACGGTCGAAGATGGATCAACTGAAGAATCCGTTGTCA
Proteins encoded in this region:
- a CDS encoding SA1362 family protein encodes the protein MKNRVNPFVMIVLALGGIGFLVTLLTRPGFLFREMLIFVIVLAIIYFVVRYFTKQRMGKDSSSYSKAAKQSKKRFSDRNQSSSHLKSVSTQKKSSKTSTALKKKQASHLTVIEGKKGKKKSRAFF
- a CDS encoding YqhR family membrane protein, whose protein sequence is MTDDFQSNSAGEQRNDPDKPGESIPFIGIVMITGFTGGVIWSLLGYLAYVLNLTEISPNLLLQPFILGEWKNGVMGNFVAVFCIGFLSIGTALLYYLVLKRFSSMFVGLAFGLALWVLVFFLLNPIFPNLKSVFELERLTTVTTICLYILYGVFVGYTISFEHNELLSKKSKKNAQASPQH
- a CDS encoding patatin-like phospholipase family protein; this encodes MYIDGVFSGGGIKGFALIGSYQAIEQRGLQFVRVAGTSAGSIIAAFIAAGYRSDEIITMMDDMDLGKFLERNPSILPFKFMKWLSIYWRLGLYKGGKLEEWIAGKLKERGVSTFGDLRHGSLKIVASDLTNGRILVLPDDLPRYGLVPERFSVARAVLMSCSLPYFFEPVKLTSAEGTNIVVDGGVLSNFPIWLFKEKKTIQARPVLGIKLSPSDEERPRNNIRNAIEMYGALFETMKDAHDARHISSRHKKNIIFLPVESILTTEFDLTEQKKLALIELGRSRTELFLKKWTY
- a CDS encoding vitamin B12-dependent ribonucleotide reductase, producing the protein MTVALNENLKLDVDKLNHDISLFPQVHPITDDMKLTHKGVSRLVMLDRYTFKDTEKLTLSKGDFVVLTIKEDPKFPARGLGYILEIDWQTKMASVQVEEEYRPSLEKPEEVETGVIYRSLDVIEKPLEVFYEQIAKRNATGLASVEKTEEKRNEWFQKFYKELVGLNFVPAGRVLYGAGAGTDVTYFNCYVMPFVQDSREGISEHRKQVMEIMSRGGGVGTNGSTLRPRNTLARGVNGKSSGSVSWLDDIAKLTHLVEQGGSRRGAQMIMLADWHPDIIEFIISKMQNPRILRYLIENTNDETIKKYAQEKLKFKPLTEDEKAMYQSIVNYKQIPGFGGFNEKIIKDAELKLVTGGTYSVHNSEFLTGANISVTLTKDFMDAVESDADYELRFPDVESYNADQMKAYNEEWHNHGDVREWEKLGYKVRTYRTIKAKELWNLINICATYSAEPGIFFIDNANDMTNAKAYGQKVVATNPCGEQPLAPYSVCNLAAVNLAEMADKESKTVNFEKLKTTVEVGVRMQDNVIDATPYFLEDNKKQALGERRVGLGVMGLHDLLIYCETEYGSEEGNQLIDQVFETIAATAYKASVELAKEKGSFPFLTGETEKETNRLREAFTKTGFMSKMPADLLDDIKEYGIRNSHLLTVAPTGSTGTMVGVSTGLEPYFSFSYYRSGRLGKFIEVKADIVQEYLDQHPEADPDNLPKWFISAMELSAEAHADAQCVIQRWIDSSISKTVNAPRGYTVDQVQKVYERLYKGGAKGGTVYVDGSRDTQVLTLKAEENTFTESEEAPAKEKGKVVLVDTIQALRSTNVTIGNEVGNTCPVCREGTVEDIGGCNTCTSCGAQLKCGL
- the mntR gene encoding transcriptional regulator MntR, with product MPTPSMEDYIEQIYILIEEKGYARVSDIAEALSVHPSSVTKMVQKLDKDEYLIYEKYRGLILTPKGKKIGKRLVYRHELLEQFMRLIGVDEEKIYNDVEGIEHHLSWNAIDRIGDLVQFFEGDETRVETLRAIQKQNEQDSDS
- a CDS encoding DUF1385 domain-containing protein, which translates into the protein MSKQNKPAYGGQAVVEGVMFGGKHHYVTAIRRKNKEIDYFRLPRKSSSMTASLKKIPFIRGIAAIIEASANGTKHLNFSTDRYDLDPEEDEILNQPKKESKLTMILGVAAIGVLSFLFGKFIFTLVPLFLAELTRPIFPSDLAQILIEGLFKLILLLVYIYAISFTPLIKRVFQYHGAEHKVINCYENALPLTIENVQKQSRLHYRCGSSFLLFTVIVGVFVYMLVPTEPLYVRVLNRLALIPVVIGISFEVLQFTNKLRDVPVLKWLGYPGLSLQLLTTKEPDNEQVEVAIASFNELLRMEKVTAEGIKTEQIV
- the aroQ gene encoding type II 3-dehydroquinate dehydratase — its product is MRHFLIINGPNLNRLGLREPDVYGSKTLTDLERELMLFAEKQGFQITCFQSNHEGDLIDAIHEADEQYDGIALNPGAFTHYSYAIRDAIASVSLPVIEVHISNVHSREPFRHQSVTAPVTAGQIIGLGFEGYQYALLALHKKMGEK
- a CDS encoding Xaa-Pro peptidase family protein: MKLEKMRNRLKELDVDAILITSSYNRRYMTGFTGSSGVAVISDSHAVFITDFRYTEQAAKQIEGFEIVQHKGPILEEVAAQAAKLSIKRLGFEQDDLSFSAYSAYKAELKEIEFVPVSEAVEKLRLIKSAAEIKILKEAAEIADAAFKHILTFIRPGMKEIEVANELEFFMRKQGAVSSSFDIIAASGYRSALPHGVASEKEIEKGDFVTLDFGAYYKGYCSDITRTIAVGDPSDELKKIYSIVLEAQMRGMNGIKAGMTGKEADALTRDYISENGYGQYFGHSTGHGLGMEVHEGPSLSVKSETVLEPGMIVTVEPGIYIPKLGGVRIEDDTVVKEGGNESLTHSPKELIIL
- the efp gene encoding elongation factor P; the encoded protein is MISVNDFRTGLTIEVDNGIWRVMDFQHVKPGKGAAFVRSKLRNLRTGAVQEKTFRAGEKVAKAQIENRKMQYLYANGDQHVFMDNESYDQVELPEASIEYELKFLKENMEVSIMMFGSETLGVELPNTVELEVVETEPGIKGDTASGGTKPAKVQTGLIVNVPFFVNEGDVLIINTTDSSYVSRA
- a CDS encoding YqhV family protein, yielding MKHYLANLDPAVRSMALLRLLSASIEMTAAILMLVFNDVRKAVLINSLLAIVGPIIFILTMTIGIFQIAEQLSYAKLIFIAIGVSFILIGVYK